Proteins from a genomic interval of Rhodococcoides fascians A25f:
- the mtr gene encoding mycothione reductase, with amino-acid sequence MTEHFDIAIIGSGSGNSIADSRFDDKKIALLEENSTFGGTCLNVGCIPTKMFVYAAEVARTVRDSAKYGVDAHVDAVRWPDIVDRVFGRIDPISEGGKRYRAEGSPNVTLFEGHATFVGPRTIDTGTGTVITADQVVIAAGSRPTVPQAIADSGVAYHTNSDVMRLPELPEHLVILGSGYIAAEFAHVFSALGSKVSIVARKDGLLRALDADISKRFTELARAKWDVHLDAGETRAVTEGTLHGVELADGTKVLGDAFLVAVGREPNGDRLDLGTAGIELDDEGRIVVDEFGRTTAEGVFALGDVSSPYQLKHVANQEARVVQYNLLQDAWHGDTSALREYDHRFVPAAVFTDPQIAEVGMTEEQARDAGLDITVKVQNYGDVAYGWAMEDSEGLCKIIAEKGTGKILGAHIIGAQAPTVIQPLIQAMSFGLSAQDMARGQYWIHPALPEVVENALLGLDL; translated from the coding sequence ATGACCGAGCATTTCGACATCGCGATCATCGGCTCCGGATCGGGAAACTCGATCGCCGATTCGCGCTTCGACGACAAGAAGATCGCTCTGCTGGAGGAGAATTCCACGTTCGGTGGCACGTGTCTCAACGTCGGGTGCATCCCCACCAAGATGTTCGTCTATGCAGCCGAAGTCGCTCGCACGGTGCGAGACTCGGCGAAGTACGGGGTCGACGCCCACGTCGACGCGGTGCGCTGGCCCGACATCGTCGACCGCGTCTTCGGACGGATCGACCCCATCTCCGAGGGCGGGAAGCGATACCGCGCCGAGGGCAGCCCCAACGTCACGTTGTTCGAGGGACACGCGACGTTCGTCGGTCCCCGCACGATCGACACCGGCACCGGCACCGTCATCACCGCCGACCAGGTTGTCATAGCGGCCGGATCACGTCCGACGGTGCCACAGGCCATTGCCGATTCGGGTGTCGCCTATCACACCAACAGTGACGTGATGCGGCTGCCGGAGCTTCCCGAGCATCTGGTGATTCTCGGATCCGGTTACATCGCAGCAGAATTCGCGCACGTGTTCTCGGCCCTCGGTTCCAAGGTCTCGATCGTCGCCAGGAAGGACGGGCTGCTGCGCGCGCTCGACGCCGATATCTCCAAGCGCTTCACCGAACTGGCGCGCGCCAAGTGGGATGTCCATCTCGACGCCGGCGAGACCCGTGCTGTGACCGAGGGCACGCTGCACGGCGTCGAACTGGCCGACGGCACCAAAGTCCTGGGCGACGCGTTCCTCGTGGCCGTGGGCCGGGAACCGAACGGAGACAGACTCGATCTGGGCACGGCCGGCATCGAGCTCGACGACGAAGGCCGCATCGTGGTGGACGAATTCGGCCGCACCACGGCCGAGGGAGTGTTCGCACTCGGCGACGTCTCGTCCCCTTACCAGCTCAAGCATGTGGCCAACCAGGAAGCTCGGGTCGTGCAGTACAACCTGCTGCAGGACGCGTGGCACGGCGACACCTCGGCACTGCGCGAGTACGACCATCGGTTCGTTCCTGCGGCGGTGTTCACAGATCCGCAGATCGCCGAGGTGGGCATGACCGAGGAACAAGCCCGCGACGCGGGGTTGGACATCACGGTCAAAGTGCAGAACTACGGCGACGTCGCCTACGGCTGGGCGATGGAGGACAGCGAAGGCCTGTGCAAGATCATCGCCGAGAAAGGCACCGGCAAGATCCTCGGGGCCCACATCATCGGCGCACAGGCCCCCACGGTGATCCAACCCCTCATTCAGGCCATGAGCTTCGGGTTGTCTGCCCAGGACATGGCTCGTGGTCAGTACTGGATTCACCCGGCACTGCCCGAGGTGGTCGAGAACGCTCTGTTGGGGCTCGACCTGTAG
- a CDS encoding alpha/beta fold hydrolase: protein MEFTHVSAAGGQCSVRVAGPDSRHAVLLLPDAGDPVDVYDAVSERLHNSDLKTVALESIDGVTDDAILAVLDELKLSWVHLVGSSAGAEPAWTLAAKTFGRFASLIAVNRCHPAIADEQGTVRAADCPPVELPTTLVVGSSLGRASADASGRFVYSDFRVVQLDGARNIPADASAELATEIVLRTSPW, encoded by the coding sequence ATGGAGTTCACGCATGTGAGTGCTGCGGGCGGGCAATGTTCGGTGCGAGTGGCGGGCCCCGACAGCCGGCACGCTGTCCTGTTGCTTCCCGACGCAGGTGATCCGGTGGATGTGTACGACGCAGTCAGTGAACGGCTGCACAACTCGGATCTGAAAACCGTTGCGCTGGAAAGCATCGACGGCGTCACCGACGACGCGATCCTGGCTGTTCTCGACGAGCTGAAGCTCTCGTGGGTGCACCTCGTCGGCAGCAGCGCGGGCGCAGAACCTGCGTGGACGCTGGCCGCGAAAACCTTCGGACGGTTCGCCAGCCTGATCGCGGTGAACCGTTGCCACCCCGCAATCGCGGACGAGCAGGGCACCGTCCGCGCGGCGGATTGCCCTCCGGTCGAGCTACCGACGACATTGGTCGTCGGGTCCTCGTTGGGTCGCGCATCCGCCGACGCGAGCGGCCGGTTCGTCTACTCGGATTTCCGAGTGGTTCAGCTCGACGGGGCCCGGAACATCCCCGCCGACGCATCGGCCGAGCTGGCTACCGAGATCGTGCTCCGCACCAGCCCCTGGTGA
- a CDS encoding GntR family transcriptional regulator — MMDEGRPIFLQIAELVENSIIDGSLAEEEQVPSTNELAAFHRINPATAGKGLAKLVADGVVYKKRGIGMFVTTGARDALRFRRRDLFARQYIDPLVTEARKLGMTVDELKTMLDNWEAAR; from the coding sequence CTGATGGACGAGGGCAGGCCGATCTTCTTGCAGATCGCCGAGCTCGTCGAGAACTCCATCATCGACGGATCGTTGGCCGAGGAAGAGCAGGTCCCTTCGACGAACGAGCTCGCCGCGTTCCATCGAATCAATCCGGCAACCGCGGGCAAGGGGCTCGCCAAACTCGTCGCCGACGGCGTCGTCTACAAGAAGCGAGGAATCGGCATGTTCGTCACCACAGGGGCTCGGGACGCTCTTCGATTCCGCCGCCGCGACCTCTTCGCCCGTCAGTACATCGATCCGTTGGTCACCGAGGCACGCAAGCTCGGGATGACCGTCGACGAACTCAAGACCATGCTCGACAACTGGGAGGCAGCACGATGA
- a CDS encoding ABC transporter ATP-binding protein: MSVHTLGSIGEPGTIAASATHLTKKFGTFTAVDDVSFEIEQNKIYGFLGRNGAGKTTVMQMMTAQMRQSAGEVSVLGQRPWENPHALSHVCFVKESQKYPDDLKVKNAISQASHILPHWDDDFAAELLRDFDLPLGRKIKKLSRGMTSALGIVIGLASRAPLTFFDEPYLGLDAVSRHMFYDKLLADYAENPRTVILSTHLIDEVSDLIEHVILIDKGRIVLDADSDALREGAFEITGPAKAVDSFISGHRTLHRTSLGASARATIDGRLTDRQKSDGAAAGLTIEAIPLQQLIIERTNVAIEEAAS; this comes from the coding sequence ATGAGCGTCCACACTCTCGGCTCGATCGGCGAACCCGGCACCATCGCCGCGTCGGCCACTCACCTGACCAAGAAGTTCGGCACGTTCACCGCTGTCGACGATGTCAGTTTCGAGATCGAACAGAACAAGATCTACGGCTTTCTCGGCCGCAACGGCGCGGGCAAGACCACCGTCATGCAGATGATGACCGCGCAGATGCGCCAGAGCGCCGGCGAAGTGTCGGTACTCGGACAGCGGCCGTGGGAGAACCCACATGCCCTGAGTCACGTGTGCTTCGTCAAGGAAAGCCAGAAGTATCCGGACGATCTGAAGGTGAAGAACGCCATCTCGCAGGCATCCCACATTCTTCCGCACTGGGACGACGATTTCGCGGCCGAATTACTGCGGGACTTCGACCTGCCCCTCGGCCGCAAGATCAAGAAGCTCTCGCGAGGAATGACGTCGGCTCTCGGAATCGTCATCGGACTCGCGTCGCGTGCACCACTGACCTTTTTCGACGAGCCCTACTTGGGACTGGACGCGGTCTCGCGACACATGTTCTACGACAAATTGCTGGCCGACTACGCCGAGAATCCCAGGACAGTGATCCTGTCCACCCATTTGATCGACGAGGTCAGTGATCTGATCGAACACGTGATCCTCATCGACAAGGGAAGAATCGTGCTCGACGCCGACTCGGATGCGCTGCGCGAGGGCGCATTCGAGATCACCGGTCCCGCCAAGGCGGTCGACTCGTTCATCTCGGGACACAGAACTCTGCACCGAACCAGCCTCGGTGCCAGCGCGCGGGCGACGATCGACGGCCGACTCACCGACAGACAAAAATCGGACGGTGCCGCAGCGGGGCTCACTATCGAAGCAATTCCATTGCAGCAGTTGATCATCGAACGCACCAATGTCGCAATCGAGGAGGCAGCGTCATGA
- a CDS encoding ABC transporter permease, giving the protein MKRILNVARIHNTSWATTFAWPLGILAVVFVITYGIFLVVPVNESEFTFTGGVFSVYGFGIAFYITAITQCFPYALGLSVTRREFLGATALVGVTQSFAIGTIVYLLSVVEAATGGFGKKLRMFGLARYATDNEVLQWATLVTGLLLIGGIGAFIGVVYRRYRTNGLFTLGLGALVLFGGGSVLVTWQNWWPNVGSFFTDTPRILLLVIIPLIITAVLSAASWVGLLKATA; this is encoded by the coding sequence ATGAAACGAATACTGAACGTCGCTCGAATCCACAACACCTCCTGGGCAACCACATTCGCGTGGCCACTGGGAATTCTCGCGGTCGTCTTCGTGATCACGTACGGCATCTTCCTCGTGGTTCCCGTGAACGAATCAGAGTTCACCTTCACCGGTGGAGTGTTTTCCGTGTACGGATTCGGGATCGCGTTCTATATCACCGCTATCACACAATGCTTTCCGTACGCGCTCGGCCTGAGTGTCACGCGGCGCGAATTCCTCGGTGCCACAGCCCTCGTGGGCGTCACGCAATCGTTCGCGATCGGCACCATCGTGTACCTGTTGTCGGTAGTCGAGGCCGCGACGGGAGGCTTCGGGAAGAAGCTTCGCATGTTCGGCCTCGCCCGCTATGCGACCGACAACGAAGTTCTACAGTGGGCAACTCTGGTGACCGGATTGCTGTTGATCGGCGGGATCGGCGCATTCATCGGCGTCGTCTACCGGCGCTACCGCACCAATGGCCTGTTCACCCTCGGACTCGGTGCGCTCGTGCTCTTCGGCGGCGGCTCTGTACTCGTGACCTGGCAGAACTGGTGGCCCAACGTCGGAAGCTTCTTCACCGACACCCCACGCATCCTGCTGCTCGTGATCATCCCCTTGATCATCACCGCGGTGCTGTCCGCAGCCAGCTGGGTCGGACTTCTCAAAGCAACTGCGTGA